From Gemmatimonadota bacterium, the proteins below share one genomic window:
- a CDS encoding tryptophan 7-halogenase, translated as MIQPGAESLRKIAVIGQGTAGSLAAASVTRLHPDGGHELHHIYDSRIPVIGVGEGSWPSLVQELQKLTGLPHETVQQRLKGTRKYGVAFEGWGRRDRDFTHYFTPQQVSYAYHLSADLMADLLREGTRAHHIDAKVLDITKDEDGAQVEFEGRESERYDLVFDARGFPKKLHPEQHIDISFIPTNTAVIRRCPAVIDDGRNGPVLQHTYTRAVARPHGWIFVIPLTVHTSYGYIFNRDVSDPAEVESDFDEFLENDGVAEFEQRAVIPFPNFVHRRIYDGAVARIGNAAAFMEPLEATAIVSAQLQVGMVLQTRLNRPAAHLERDAPAVNRFLINNMLRYGLFVGWHYACGSIYDSEFWHYARERAWPGHRKAMHPEAVDCNALGKFDGMLELLNRPVIDKADWHRMCAVPLTSYAQVSQGLGWTVSA; from the coding sequence ATGATCCAGCCGGGCGCGGAATCGTTACGGAAGATCGCCGTTATCGGGCAGGGGACCGCCGGATCCCTGGCGGCCGCCAGCGTAACGCGTCTTCACCCCGACGGCGGCCACGAGCTGCACCACATCTATGACTCGCGCATTCCGGTCATCGGGGTGGGAGAAGGCAGCTGGCCGAGCCTGGTGCAGGAACTGCAGAAACTGACGGGGCTGCCCCATGAGACCGTCCAGCAACGCTTGAAGGGCACGCGCAAGTACGGTGTCGCCTTCGAGGGATGGGGCCGGCGCGACCGTGATTTCACCCACTACTTCACCCCACAGCAAGTGTCCTACGCCTACCATCTGTCCGCTGACCTGATGGCGGACCTGCTGCGTGAAGGCACGCGCGCACACCACATTGACGCGAAAGTGCTCGACATCACCAAAGATGAGGACGGCGCGCAGGTGGAATTCGAGGGCCGGGAGTCGGAACGCTACGACCTGGTCTTCGACGCCCGCGGATTTCCAAAGAAACTCCACCCCGAACAGCATATCGACATTTCCTTCATCCCAACCAATACAGCCGTCATCCGGCGCTGCCCGGCGGTCATCGACGATGGACGGAACGGACCGGTACTGCAACACACCTACACCCGGGCGGTTGCCCGACCGCACGGGTGGATATTCGTCATTCCGCTGACAGTACACACTTCTTACGGGTACATCTTCAACCGGGATGTATCCGACCCTGCGGAAGTCGAATCGGACTTTGACGAATTTCTGGAGAACGACGGCGTGGCCGAATTCGAGCAACGGGCCGTCATCCCGTTTCCGAACTTCGTCCATCGCCGGATTTACGACGGCGCGGTAGCCCGCATAGGTAATGCGGCGGCCTTCATGGAGCCCCTCGAGGCGACGGCGATCGTATCCGCCCAACTGCAGGTCGGGATGGTGCTCCAAACACGCCTCAACCGGCCGGCGGCGCATCTCGAACGCGACGCGCCCGCGGTTAATCGGTTTCTCATCAACAACATGCTCCGCTATGGCCTGTTCGTCGGCTGGCACTATGCCTGCGGTTCGATTTACGACAGCGAATTCTGGCATTACGCGCGGGAACGAGCCTGGCCCGGGCACCGTAAGGCCATGCATCCCGAGGCGGTAGATTGCAATGCACTCGGCAAATTCGACGGGATGCTGGAACTGCTGAACCGGCCGGTCATCGACAAAGCCGACTGGCACCGGATGTGCGCGGTACCGCTCACCAGCTACGCCCAGGTGTCCCAGGGACTGGGTTGGACCGTCTCCGCGTGA